One stretch of Clupea harengus chromosome 2, Ch_v2.0.2, whole genome shotgun sequence DNA includes these proteins:
- the b3galt1b gene encoding beta-1,3-galactosyltransferase 1, with amino-acid sequence MPSKVSCLYVLTVVCWASALWYLSISRPTSSFVGQMSVPVRRAKTVAKVAKNATFDNIRTRPLNPHAFDFVINEPKKCEEQTPFLVILISTTHKEFDARQSIRETWGDESTFADIRIVTLFLLGRNTDSVLNQMVEQESQIFHDIVVEDFVDSYHNLTLKTLMGMRWVATFCSKAKYVMKTDSDIFVNMDNLIYRLLKPATKPRRRYFTGYVINGGPIRDMRSKWYMSRDLYPESKYPPFCSGTGYVFSADVAEAIYKTSLHTRLLHLEDVYVGVCLRKLGIHPFQNSGFNHWKMAYSLCRYRRVITVHQISPEEMHRIWNDMSSKKHLKC; translated from the coding sequence ATGCCTTCAAAAGTGTCTTGCCTATACGTCTTGACAGTCGTCTGCTGGGCCAGCGCTCTGTGGTATTTGAGCATATCCAGGCCGACGTCGTCCTTCGTGGGGCAGATGTCTGTGCCTGTACGCAGGGCCAAGACGGTGGCGAAGGTGGCGAAGAATGCCACGTTCGATAACATCCGCACGCGGCCGCTGAACCCGCACGCGTTTGACTTCGTCATCAACGAGCCCAAGAAGTGCGAGGAGCAGACGCCCTTCCTGGTCATCCTGATCAGCACCACGCATAAGGAGTTTGACGCGCGGCAGTCCATCCGCGAAACCTGGGGCGACGAGAGCACGTTCGCTGACATCCGCATCGTCACGCTCTTCCTACTGGGCCGCAACACGGACAGCGTGCTTAACCAGATGGTGGAGCAGGAGAGCCAGATCTTCCACGACATCGTGGTGGAGGACTTTGTGGACTCCTACCACAACCTTACGCTCAAGACGCTCATGGGCATGCGCTGGGTGGCCACATTCTGCTCCAAGGCCAAGTACGTGATGAAGACGGACAGCGACATCTTCGTCAACATGGACAACCTGATCTACCGGCTCCTCAAACCCGCCACCAAGCCGCGGCGGCGCTACTTCACGGGCTACGTCATCAACGGAGGGCCTATCCGAGACATGCGGAGCAAGTGGTACATGTCGCGGGACCTTTACCCAGAGAGCAAGTACCCACCGTTCTGCTCGGGCACGGGCTACGTGTTCTCGGCCGACGTGGCCGAGGCCATCTACAAGACCTCACTGCACACACGGCTCCTCCACCTGGAGGACGTGTACGTGGGCGTGTGCCTGCGCAAGCTGGGCATCCACCCGTTCCAGAACAGCGGCTTCAACCACTGGAAGATGGCCTACAGTCTGTGCCGCTACCGGCGGGTTATCACGGTGCACCAGATTTCCCCCGAGGAGATGCACCGTATCTGGAATGACATGTCCAGCAAGAAACACCTCAAGTGTTAA